The region GTAAgtcagagagcgagagaggaagATAGCACTTGCCTTCCTATTTCCTCCTCATTTGTGTACGGTGGCCCCCTCAGTCCAAATCTATCAAACAAAGTCCAGTCACTGAACGGACCAGTGAAGtgacgggtgggggtgggggacaaggcAATTAGAAGCTAGACGGAGATCCTGGGTGGTAAGTGGTACTTCTCAGAGGAGCCATAGGGAGCAGAGAGCCAAGTCCCAGCTCTGTGGAGGGCAGGGTAGGGGACTGTGACAAGTCTGCCAGAGAGTAGCCATCCACTATCTGGACATGCATCTCCTACAGCACTGAGGTACCCTGGACAGGGTCTTGATGCTGAAGTCCCTCTCTGTCACCCGCTTCTCTCCCCCGCAGCAGCACGAGTCCCTGGAGAAACACAACCATGCCCTGCGGAAGGAGATCCAGGCTTTGAAGGCCGAGCTGGCACAGTGGGGTCAGACACTGCATATGCATGAACGCCTGTGTGGAGTGGACTGTGCTTCCTGTCCTGCTCTGCTGCCCTCTGGATGCCCAGGCCAGGTCAAGCAACTCTCAGGACAGCCTGCCCCCCATGGATGCCATGGCTGCCAGCAACAGCTGGGCCTGTTCCAGACTCCTGGCTCCTCTCCCCGAGCCCAGCAACTCTCTCCAGGGCCACACTATCATGAGTCTCCtggcctcctcccttcccccgtGCCCTCACTGTCCCTTGACCCTCTCATGGTGAGGACATCTATAGCCCAGCTGTCACCCAGCCCCGTCCTGTCTGCATCGACCTCTGGCTCCAGCGTGTTAGAGTCTTTCTCTAGGCTCCATTCCCTACCGCCCAGCACCGTCCTGTCTGCATTGACCTCTGGCTCCAGGCTCGATTCCCTACCGCCCAGCCCCGCAGACCAGCTGGTCCCTCCGCAGCCCCTTAGGCTGGAGCAGCCCACCAGCACAAGGCTCGAACCCTCCAACTCT is a window of Acomys russatus chromosome 5, mAcoRus1.1, whole genome shotgun sequence DNA encoding:
- the Batf2 gene encoding basic leucine zipper transcriptional factor ATF-like 2 isoform X2, which gives rise to MQLCGSGALLTGTDPEESQKQLKKQQKNRLAAQRSRQKHTDKADALHQHESLEKHNHALRKEIQALKAELAQWGQTLHMHERLCGVDCASCPALLPSGCPGQVKQLSGQPAPHGCHGCQQQLGLFQTPGSSPRAQQLSPGPHYHESPGLLPSPVPSLSLDPLMVRTSIAQLSPSPVLSASTSGSSVLESFSRLDSLPPSPADQLVPPQPLRLEQPTSTRLEPSNSPVALGSECQQNSERLPALSDSSAHWQKLPAASSPHVLTAFPLLSSAKVRF
- the Batf2 gene encoding basic leucine zipper transcriptional factor ATF-like 2 isoform X1; protein product: MQLCGSGALLTGTDPEESQKQLKKQQKNRLAAQRSRQKHTDKADALHQQHESLEKHNHALRKEIQALKAELAQWGQTLHMHERLCGVDCASCPALLPSGCPGQVKQLSGQPAPHGCHGCQQQLGLFQTPGSSPRAQQLSPGPHYHESPGLLPSPVPSLSLDPLMVRTSIAQLSPSPVLSASTSGSSVLESFSRLDSLPPSPADQLVPPQPLRLEQPTSTRLEPSNSPVALGSECQQNSERLPALSDSSAHWQKLPAASSPHVLTAFPLLSSAKVRF